One window of Pseudomonas urmiensis genomic DNA carries:
- the pdeM gene encoding ligase-associated DNA damage response endonuclease PdeM translates to MGQHLVIEHCGETLWLLPDKALYWPARRALLVADVHIGKAASFRALHQPVPRGTTDATLARLDVLLNTYDCEQLIVLGDFLHARPARAPTIVAKLTAWRQRHRHLRMVLVRGNHDRHAGDPPAELGIAIKDEPWLLPPFALQHEPTANPTHPVLAGHIHPVFILRGKARQRLRLPCFLIDEQVSLLPAFGEFTGGWTVEPHAATRVFLAGAEQVWALQR, encoded by the coding sequence ATGGGCCAGCACCTGGTAATCGAACACTGTGGCGAAACCCTCTGGCTGCTACCGGACAAGGCCCTGTATTGGCCTGCCCGACGCGCCTTGCTGGTGGCCGACGTGCACATCGGCAAAGCCGCAAGCTTTCGCGCGCTGCATCAACCGGTGCCTCGCGGCACCACCGACGCCACGCTTGCCCGACTGGATGTATTGCTCAATACCTACGATTGCGAGCAGTTGATCGTGCTGGGCGACTTTCTCCATGCGCGCCCGGCGCGCGCACCGACCATCGTCGCCAAGCTCACGGCTTGGCGCCAGCGTCATCGCCACCTGCGCATGGTGTTGGTACGCGGCAATCACGACCGCCACGCTGGGGATCCACCAGCAGAGCTGGGCATCGCGATCAAGGATGAACCCTGGCTTCTGCCGCCCTTCGCCTTGCAGCACGAACCGACCGCGAACCCGACCCACCCCGTGTTGGCGGGGCACATACATCCGGTCTTCATTCTGCGCGGCAAAGCCCGTCAGCGCTTGCGCCTGCCGTGTTTTCTGATTGACGAACAGGTCAGCTTATTGCCCGCCTTTGGTGAATTCACCGGCGGCTGGACAGTCGAGCCGCATGCCGCCACCCGCGTGTTTCTCGCGGGGGCTGAGCAGGTCTGGGCGCTGCAGCGCTGA
- the dcd gene encoding dCTP deaminase has translation MSIKSDKWIRRMAQEHGMIEPFVERQMRGEADSRVISFGVSSYGYDVRCADEFKVFTNINSATVDPKNFDAGSFVDVKSDVCIIPPNSFALARTVEYFRIPRNVLTICLGKSTYARCGIIVNVTPLEPEWEGHVTLEFSNTTTLPAKIYANEGVAQMLFLESDEECEVSYKDRGGKYQGQRGVTLPRT, from the coding sequence ATGAGCATCAAATCGGATAAGTGGATTCGCCGCATGGCGCAGGAACACGGCATGATCGAACCGTTCGTCGAGCGCCAGATGCGCGGCGAGGCAGACAGCCGGGTGATCTCCTTCGGCGTCTCCAGCTATGGCTACGACGTACGCTGCGCTGACGAATTCAAAGTCTTCACCAACATCAATTCGGCCACCGTCGATCCGAAGAACTTCGATGCCGGCAGCTTTGTCGACGTCAAGAGCGACGTCTGCATCATCCCGCCGAACTCCTTTGCCTTGGCCCGCACCGTCGAATACTTCCGCATTCCACGCAATGTGCTGACCATCTGCCTGGGCAAGAGCACCTATGCCCGCTGCGGCATCATCGTCAACGTCACCCCGCTCGAGCCCGAGTGGGAAGGCCATGTAACCCTCGAGTTCTCCAACACCACCACGCTGCCGGCGAAGATCTACGCCAATGAAGGCGTGGCGCAGATGCTGTTCCTGGAGTCCGACGAAGAGTGTGAAGTGTCCTACAAGGACCGCGGTGGCAAGTACCAGGGCCAGCGTGGCGTCACCCTGCCGCGCACCTGA
- a CDS encoding cold-shock protein yields MSNRQSGTVKWFNDEKGYGFITPQSGDDLFVHFKAIQADGFKTLKEGQAVTFVATRGQKGMQAEEVQLA; encoded by the coding sequence ATGTCCAACCGTCAATCCGGTACCGTCAAGTGGTTCAACGATGAGAAAGGCTACGGCTTCATCACCCCTCAGTCGGGTGACGACCTGTTCGTGCACTTCAAAGCCATCCAAGCTGACGGCTTCAAGACCCTGAAAGAAGGCCAAGCTGTTACTTTCGTCGCTACCCGCGGCCAGAAAGGCATGCAGGCTGAAGAAGTTCAACTGGCCTAA
- the apbC gene encoding iron-sulfur cluster carrier protein ApbC has protein sequence MSAVTRAAVEGVLRQYTDPYLNQDPVSAGCVRAIDIQGGQVKVQLQLGYAAGLFKNGWAQVLETAIGNLDGVEAAHVAIDCVIAAHKAQAQVPGMANVKNIIAVASGKGGVGKSTTAANLALALAREGARVGILDADIYGPSQGVMFGIAEGTRPQIRDQKWFVPLKAHGVEVMSMAFLTDDNTPMVWRGPMVSGALLQLVTQTAWDDLDYLVIDMPPGTGDIQLTLAQKVPVAGSVIVTTPQDLALLDARKGVEMFRKVNIPVLGVVENMAVHICSNCGHAEHLFGEGGGAKLAAQYGVEVLASLPLSMLIREQADSGKPTAIAEPESQIAMVYQELARHVGARIVQQEAAAPAMPNITISED, from the coding sequence ATGAGTGCCGTCACACGTGCCGCCGTCGAAGGCGTGCTCCGCCAGTACACCGACCCATACCTGAACCAAGACCCGGTCAGTGCCGGTTGCGTGCGCGCCATCGATATCCAGGGCGGGCAGGTCAAGGTCCAGCTGCAGCTGGGCTATGCCGCAGGCCTGTTCAAGAACGGCTGGGCCCAGGTATTGGAAACGGCCATTGGCAATCTTGACGGGGTGGAGGCTGCGCACGTGGCCATCGACTGCGTGATCGCTGCGCACAAGGCCCAGGCCCAAGTCCCAGGCATGGCCAACGTCAAGAACATCATTGCCGTGGCATCGGGCAAGGGAGGGGTGGGTAAATCGACCACCGCCGCCAACCTCGCCTTGGCCCTGGCCCGCGAAGGTGCTCGGGTAGGTATCCTGGACGCCGACATCTATGGCCCGAGCCAAGGGGTGATGTTCGGCATCGCCGAAGGCACCCGGCCGCAGATCCGTGACCAGAAGTGGTTCGTGCCGCTCAAGGCCCACGGTGTTGAAGTGATGTCCATGGCGTTTCTGACCGACGACAACACGCCGATGGTCTGGCGCGGTCCGATGGTGTCCGGGGCGCTGCTGCAACTGGTGACCCAGACCGCCTGGGATGATCTCGATTACCTGGTGATCGACATGCCACCCGGCACCGGGGACATCCAGCTGACCCTGGCGCAGAAAGTGCCGGTGGCAGGTTCGGTGATCGTCACCACCCCGCAAGACCTGGCGCTGCTCGATGCCAGGAAGGGCGTGGAAATGTTCCGCAAGGTCAACATTCCGGTGCTGGGCGTGGTCGAGAACATGGCCGTGCATATCTGCTCGAACTGCGGGCATGCCGAGCATCTGTTCGGTGAAGGCGGTGGCGCCAAGCTGGCCGCCCAATACGGGGTCGAAGTGCTGGCCTCGCTGCCGCTGTCGATGCTGATCCGTGAGCAGGCCGATAGCGGCAAGCCAACTGCGATCGCTGAACCGGAAAGCCAGATCGCCATGGTCTATCAAGAGCTGGCGCGGCACGTCGGTGCGCGGATCGTGCAGCAGGAAGCCGCAGCACCGGCAATGCCCAACATCACCATCAGCGAAGACTGA
- the metG gene encoding methionine--tRNA ligase: protein MSEPRQILVTSALPYANGSIHLGHMLEYIQTDMWVRFQKLRGNQCIYVCADDAHGSAIMLRAEKEGITPEQLIANVQAEHSGDFAEFLVDFDNFHSTHSEENRELSSLIYTRLREAGHIANRSVTQYFDPEKGMFLADRFIKGTCPKCAAEDQYGDNCEKCGATYAPTELKNPKSAISGATPVLKDSQHFFFKLPDFQAMLQQWTRSGTLQDAVANKLAEWLDSGLQEWDISRDAPYFGFEIPGEPGKYFYVWLDAPIGYMASFKNLCARRPELDFDAFWKEDSSAELYHFIGKDIVNFHALFWPAMLEGAGFRKPTAINVHGYLTVNGAKMSKSRGTFIKARTYLDHLAPEYLRYYYASKLGRGVDDLDLNLEDFVQKVNSDLVGKVVNIASRCAGFIHKGNEGVLVAGDAAPELSEAFLAAAPSIAEAYEARDFARAMREIMGLADRANAWIADKAPWSLAKQEGKQDEVQAICAQGVNLFRQLVIFLKPVLPVLAADAEAFLNVAPLTWNDHLSRLENHQLNAFKPLMSRIEPAKVEAMVAASKEDLLASQTSSAPAGNGELSKEPLSAEIEFDTFAAVDLRVALIVKAEAVPGADKLLQLTLDIGDERRNVFSGIKSAYPDPSKLEGRLTMMVANLKPRKMRFGMSEGMVMAAGPGGEEIYLLSPDSGAKPGQRIK, encoded by the coding sequence ATGTCCGAGCCACGTCAGATTCTCGTCACCAGCGCCCTGCCCTATGCCAATGGTTCTATCCACCTTGGCCATATGCTGGAGTACATCCAGACGGATATGTGGGTTCGCTTCCAGAAGCTACGTGGCAACCAGTGCATCTATGTCTGCGCTGACGATGCCCATGGCTCGGCGATCATGCTGCGTGCCGAAAAAGAAGGCATCACCCCTGAGCAGTTGATTGCCAACGTCCAGGCCGAGCACAGCGGCGACTTCGCTGAGTTCTTGGTCGACTTCGACAACTTCCACTCGACCCACAGCGAAGAAAACCGCGAGCTGTCGAGCCTGATCTACACCCGTCTGCGCGAAGCCGGCCACATCGCCAATCGCTCGGTCACCCAGTATTTCGACCCTGAGAAGGGCATGTTCCTGGCCGACCGCTTCATCAAGGGCACCTGCCCTAAATGCGCGGCCGAAGACCAGTACGGCGACAACTGCGAAAAGTGCGGCGCCACCTACGCGCCAACCGAGCTGAAGAACCCCAAGTCGGCCATCTCTGGTGCCACTCCGGTCCTTAAAGACTCCCAGCACTTCTTCTTCAAGCTGCCAGACTTCCAGGCCATGCTGCAGCAATGGACCCGCAGCGGCACCTTGCAGGATGCGGTCGCCAACAAACTCGCCGAATGGTTGGACTCGGGCCTGCAAGAGTGGGACATCTCCCGCGATGCGCCGTACTTCGGCTTCGAGATCCCCGGCGAGCCTGGCAAGTACTTCTATGTCTGGCTGGACGCACCGATCGGCTACATGGCCAGCTTCAAGAACCTCTGCGCACGCCGTCCGGAACTGGACTTCGATGCGTTCTGGAAAGAAGACTCCAGCGCCGAGCTGTACCACTTCATCGGCAAGGACATCGTCAACTTCCACGCCCTGTTCTGGCCAGCCATGCTTGAAGGCGCAGGCTTCCGCAAGCCTACCGCGATCAACGTGCACGGATACCTGACCGTCAACGGCGCGAAGATGTCCAAGTCGCGCGGCACCTTCATCAAGGCGCGCACCTACCTCGATCACCTGGCCCCGGAATACCTGCGCTACTACTACGCATCCAAGCTGGGCCGTGGCGTCGATGACCTGGACCTGAACCTGGAAGACTTCGTGCAGAAGGTCAACTCTGACCTGGTCGGCAAAGTGGTGAACATCGCCAGCCGCTGCGCAGGCTTCATCCACAAGGGCAACGAAGGTGTACTGGTAGCGGGCGACGCCGCGCCGGAGCTGAGCGAGGCGTTCCTCGCCGCGGCGCCGTCGATCGCCGAAGCCTATGAAGCGCGCGATTTTGCCCGCGCCATGCGCGAGATCATGGGCCTGGCCGACCGTGCCAACGCCTGGATCGCCGACAAAGCACCATGGTCGCTGGCCAAGCAAGAAGGTAAACAGGACGAAGTGCAGGCGATCTGCGCCCAGGGCGTCAACCTGTTCCGTCAGCTGGTGATCTTCCTCAAACCAGTACTGCCGGTATTGGCAGCCGACGCCGAGGCGTTCCTGAATGTCGCACCGCTGACCTGGAACGATCACCTGTCGCGCCTGGAAAACCATCAGTTGAACGCCTTCAAACCGCTGATGAGCCGGATCGAGCCAGCCAAGGTCGAAGCCATGGTCGCCGCCAGCAAGGAAGACCTGCTCGCCTCGCAGACTTCCAGCGCACCTGCCGGTAACGGCGAGCTGAGCAAAGAGCCACTGTCGGCAGAAATCGAGTTCGATACCTTCGCCGCCGTCGACCTGCGCGTAGCGTTGATCGTCAAGGCCGAGGCTGTACCAGGCGCTGACAAGCTGCTGCAACTGACCCTGGACATCGGTGACGAGCGTCGTAACGTGTTCTCCGGCATCAAGTCGGCCTACCCTGACCCGTCCAAGCTGGAAGGCCGCCTGACCATGATGGTCGCCAACCTCAAGCCGCGTAAAATGCGCTTTGGCATGTCCGAAGGGATGGTCATGGCTGCCGGCCCTGGCGGTGAAGAAATCTACCTGCTCAGCCCAGACAGCGGCGCCAAGCCGGGTCAACGCATCAAGTAA
- a CDS encoding Rnf-Nqr domain containing protein, with translation MSDYVLVLVSAALINHLFLHKGAASRLQVHAFGLSSAVLILLGLLGAKLLESLIFTPLQIQNLELLALLPLLASIAWGWPTLLARLRPAWPIAEMRPALLVNVTPLGLALQLSAERSDWVTTLGWGLTGGLGFWLALALFDDLRQRCQHEDVPVTLRGLPIELLAAGVMAMAFSGLNGLFTT, from the coding sequence ATGAGCGACTACGTCCTGGTTCTGGTCAGCGCTGCGCTGATCAATCACCTGTTCCTGCACAAGGGCGCTGCCTCGCGCCTGCAAGTGCATGCGTTCGGCCTCTCCAGCGCAGTGCTGATACTACTTGGGCTGCTCGGCGCGAAGCTGCTCGAAAGCCTCATCTTCACACCATTGCAGATACAGAACCTGGAACTGTTGGCGCTGCTGCCGCTGCTGGCAAGTATTGCCTGGGGCTGGCCAACCCTGCTTGCCCGCCTAAGGCCCGCATGGCCCATCGCAGAGATGCGCCCGGCATTGCTGGTGAATGTAACGCCCCTTGGCTTGGCCTTGCAGCTTAGCGCCGAGCGCAGTGACTGGGTGACGACCCTAGGCTGGGGGCTGACCGGTGGGCTAGGATTTTGGCTGGCGCTGGCTTTGTTCGACGACCTGCGCCAGCGCTGCCAGCATGAAGACGTGCCCGTCACCTTGCGCGGCCTGCCCATCGAGCTGTTGGCCGCCGGGGTCATGGCCATGGCGTTTTCTGGCCTCAATGGATTGTTCACAACATGA
- a CDS encoding RnfABCDGE type electron transport complex subunit D encodes MTQAPDPRLRTAMGLVLLACVPGLLALLWLQGWGVLFNLILCACAASASEALLLKLRGQQLLPSLVDGSALVTAVLLAAALPPYAPWWLPVLGASVAIGIGKQAFGGVGRNLFNPAMVGYAFVLLSFPLQMNHWPGPIPGLPESLQLVFGNASIDAWAQPTALDGLRHNRSLTVEELFARHPGFGSIGARPGEWVNLAFLLGGLFLLQRKVFSWHAPVGLLGGLLVFSLLGWNGSGSDSNGSPLLHLFSGSTMLAAFFIATEPVSGPKPALARLLFGIGAGLLIYLIRTWGNYPDGSAFAILLMNLAVPSLERLAMRRQQAAS; translated from the coding sequence ATGACCCAGGCGCCTGACCCACGACTGCGCACGGCCATGGGGCTGGTGCTGCTGGCCTGCGTACCGGGCCTGCTGGCACTGCTCTGGCTACAGGGTTGGGGCGTACTGTTCAATCTGATCTTGTGCGCCTGCGCTGCCAGCGCCAGCGAAGCCTTGCTACTCAAGCTGCGCGGGCAACAGCTGTTGCCTTCGCTAGTCGATGGCAGCGCCTTGGTCACGGCAGTGCTACTGGCAGCAGCCTTACCGCCCTATGCGCCGTGGTGGCTTCCAGTGCTTGGCGCAAGTGTCGCCATCGGCATTGGCAAGCAAGCCTTTGGCGGAGTTGGACGCAACCTGTTCAACCCGGCAATGGTCGGTTACGCCTTCGTGCTCTTGAGCTTCCCGCTGCAGATGAACCACTGGCCAGGTCCAATACCGGGATTACCAGAAAGCCTGCAACTGGTGTTTGGCAACGCCAGCATCGATGCCTGGGCCCAGCCCACCGCACTCGATGGCCTGCGCCACAACCGCAGCTTGACCGTCGAAGAGCTGTTTGCCAGGCATCCTGGGTTTGGCAGCATTGGCGCCCGCCCTGGCGAATGGGTCAACCTGGCGTTTCTGCTCGGTGGGTTGTTTTTGCTGCAGCGCAAGGTCTTCAGCTGGCACGCGCCAGTGGGCCTACTGGGTGGGCTGTTGGTGTTCAGCCTGCTAGGCTGGAACGGTTCGGGCTCCGACTCCAATGGCTCACCGCTGCTGCACCTGTTCAGCGGCTCGACCATGCTGGCCGCCTTCTTTATCGCTACCGAGCCCGTGTCCGGCCCCAAGCCTGCGCTGGCGCGGCTATTGTTCGGCATAGGTGCAGGGTTGTTGATCTATCTGATCAGGACTTGGGGCAACTACCCTGACGGCAGCGCCTTCGCCATTTTGCTAATGAACCTTGCAGTGCCGTCCCTCGAACGTCTGGCGATGCGCCGGCAGCAGGCCGCTTCATGA
- a CDS encoding RnfABCDGE type electron transport complex subunit G, protein MNSVARQALMLTLVGGLSLAVAVAWWQLTEEPIEHAQRELQSRQWLAVLPADSYDNDPLQAPLHLEDTQLAHSQLLAGFRATLSAKPVAVVLRSRTQGYAGPIELAIAIAANGRLLGIEVLHQQESPGLGDRLVDPALRWLDQFIGRTHSDAWAIKRDQGDFDQLAGATVTSRAVIDALQDALRYFDERRASLIEGNPDE, encoded by the coding sequence ATGAACAGCGTGGCACGCCAGGCCTTGATGCTGACACTGGTCGGCGGTTTGTCACTGGCGGTGGCCGTGGCCTGGTGGCAGCTCACAGAAGAACCCATCGAGCACGCACAGCGCGAGTTGCAGAGCCGTCAGTGGCTGGCGGTATTGCCGGCTGATAGCTACGACAACGATCCTTTGCAGGCCCCACTGCACCTGGAAGATACGCAGCTTGCCCACAGCCAGCTACTTGCAGGCTTTCGCGCCACCCTGTCGGCAAAACCGGTAGCAGTGGTGTTACGCAGCCGCACTCAAGGCTATGCCGGGCCGATAGAGCTGGCTATTGCCATTGCTGCAAATGGGCGCCTGCTCGGCATTGAGGTTTTGCACCAGCAGGAAAGCCCTGGCCTAGGTGATCGCCTGGTCGACCCAGCATTGCGCTGGCTGGATCAATTTATCGGCCGCACGCACTCGGATGCCTGGGCGATCAAACGTGATCAGGGGGATTTCGATCAGCTGGCAGGGGCTACGGTTACTTCTCGCGCGGTGATTGATGCCTTGCAAGATGCCCTGCGCTACTTCGACGAACGCCGCGCTTCCCTGATCGAGGGCAATCCTGATGAATAG
- a CDS encoding Rnf-Nqr domain containing protein, giving the protein MNRLWFFSVSLLPLLGATRTLLQAAAICGCAVLLMVSHQALLTPLSRQLSGYPYLLASVLLIAALTSCLHMSLHAWALPLALALGHYPLLLSVQCLAADHLLPQQARWRSLALHLAGFVTAGLLLGALRQWLTSSTDLYLANLAPGALILLGLLLALYNRLRPGPAPSRRQGIR; this is encoded by the coding sequence ATGAATAGGTTGTGGTTTTTCAGCGTCAGTTTGCTGCCCCTGCTAGGCGCGACCCGCACACTGCTCCAGGCGGCGGCAATCTGCGGCTGTGCGGTTTTGCTGATGGTTTCTCATCAAGCCTTGTTGACGCCCTTGAGCCGGCAGCTCAGCGGTTACCCCTACCTGCTGGCGAGCGTACTGCTGATCGCAGCACTGACCAGCTGCCTACATATGAGCCTGCATGCCTGGGCACTACCGCTGGCCTTGGCGCTCGGTCACTACCCGCTATTGCTCAGCGTGCAATGCCTGGCAGCCGATCATCTGTTACCCCAGCAAGCACGATGGCGCTCATTGGCCCTGCATCTAGCTGGCTTCGTCACAGCCGGCCTATTGCTCGGTGCGCTGCGCCAGTGGCTGACAAGCAGCACTGATCTGTACCTGGCCAATCTGGCTCCAGGTGCATTGATACTGCTCGGCCTACTGCTTGCCTTGTACAATCGCCTGCGTCCGGGGCCTGCCCCTTCACGTCGTCAAGGAATTCGTTGA
- the nth gene encoding endonuclease III, translating into MNAAKRLEIFRRLHEDNPDPKTELAYTTPFELLIAVILSAQATDVGVNKATARLYPVANTPEAIYALGVEGLSEYIRTIGLFNSKAKNVIETCRLLIELHGSEVPQTREALEALPGVGRKTANVVLNTAFRQPAMAVDTHIFRVSNRTGIAPGKTVLEVEKKLMKFVPKDYLLDAHHWLILHGRYVCQARKPRCGSCRIEDLCEYKHKTSDD; encoded by the coding sequence ATGAATGCTGCCAAACGCCTGGAGATTTTTCGCAGGCTGCACGAAGACAATCCTGATCCGAAGACTGAACTGGCCTACACCACGCCCTTCGAGCTGCTCATCGCAGTGATCCTGTCTGCCCAAGCCACTGATGTCGGGGTCAACAAGGCCACTGCTCGCCTGTATCCGGTTGCCAATACACCTGAGGCGATCTATGCGCTGGGGGTCGAAGGCTTGAGCGAGTACATCCGCACCATCGGCCTGTTCAACAGCAAAGCCAAGAACGTTATCGAGACCTGTCGTTTGTTGATTGAGCTGCATGGCAGCGAGGTGCCGCAAACTCGTGAAGCGCTCGAAGCACTCCCCGGAGTTGGCCGCAAGACCGCCAATGTGGTGCTTAATACCGCTTTCCGCCAACCGGCGATGGCTGTCGACACGCATATCTTTCGGGTCAGCAATCGAACGGGTATCGCACCGGGCAAGACCGTGCTGGAAGTGGAAAAGAAACTGATGAAATTCGTTCCCAAAGATTACCTGCTCGATGCCCATCACTGGCTGATCCTGCACGGCCGCTATGTCTGCCAGGCGCGCAAGCCGCGCTGTGGTAGCTGTCGGATCGAGGACCTGTGCGAGTACAAGCACAAGACCTCCGATGATTGA
- a CDS encoding PA3496 family putative envelope integrity protein translates to MSTDKDELSIDDDFTASADDEAEPQVETAKTNLSKRRTIDNMLEERRLQRQLSDYDYDL, encoded by the coding sequence ATGAGCACCGATAAAGACGAGCTGTCGATCGACGATGATTTCACCGCTTCCGCTGATGACGAAGCAGAGCCTCAAGTGGAAACCGCAAAGACCAACCTGAGTAAACGCCGCACCATTGATAACATGCTCGAGGAGCGCCGCCTGCAACGCCAGCTGTCCGACTACGACTACGACTTGTAG